One Littorina saxatilis isolate snail1 linkage group LG14, US_GU_Lsax_2.0, whole genome shotgun sequence genomic region harbors:
- the LOC138947468 gene encoding UBX domain-containing protein 4-like yields MEWFSGNIPQAIQLAKERGSIFLVYVTGEDEDTKGMDKMWEDAEVSQMCKRDATVAIKIQGNSESCTFFSQIYPVVIIPSAYFIGNNGTPLEVIGGKVDADSFRQKVQNVLERNKSNEASPAQSSQQQHMSSAASSSAASQLPGTSAASSSRSDVAMAATSEEEEPQKKKSKPELDDRVERARELLEKKKALKAQEEFEKERLKEVERRKTGQSVQQLKQFQQEREILEVKEQLKKEKEEERKAREHIKLEIARDRAERNAKYQTEKSQKTEQQEAARKAKLVEQQRAAAEAGARRSETARIQFRLPDGSSVSNQFPSSERLQAAYEFVVQRMDCDVTLSTAYPRRTFTQSDMDATFVDLQLAPTAVLIVVPASGSLGNSSGGGGGGLLSLLFAPFMVIWNLIMSFFAPSPALTQNSNSSAGSSSSTSAAGGDRERQSATKRSRQEGNIRRMRNPDDDDDENATWNGNSTQQM; encoded by the exons ATGGAGTGGTTTTCAGGAAATATTCCGCAGGCCATTCAGCTAGCAAAAGAAAGAGGTTCGATCTTCCTGGTTTACGTTACAG GTGAAGATGAAGACACCAAAGGGATGGACAAGATGTGGGAAGATGCTGAGGTGTCTCAGATGTGTAAGCGTGACGCCACTGTTGCCATCAAAATTCAAGGAAACAG TGAATCTTGCACATTCTTCTCACAGATCT ATCCTGTGGTGATCATACCATCAGCATACTTTATCGGAAACAACGGCACGCCGCTGGAGGTCATCGGGGGTAAGGTGGACGCCGACAGTTTCAGGCAAAAAGTGCAGAACGTTCTAGAG AGAAACAAGTCCAATGAAGCCTCCCCAGCGCAGTCGTCCCAACAGCAGCACATGTCCTCcgcagcatcatcatcagcagcgtCACAATTACCAGGCACTAGTGCCGCCTCTTCAAGCAGATCTGATGTTGCCATGGCAGCGACATCTGAGGAAGAGGAAccgcagaaaaagaaaagcaaaccTGAATTGGATGATCGTGTTGAAAG GGCAAGGGAACTGCTCGAAAAGAAGAAGGCACTGAAAGCTCAGGAGGAATTTGAG AAAGAGCGTCTGAAGGAGGTGGAGCGCCGCAAGACGGGTCAGAGCGTGCAGCAACTCAAGCAGTTCCAGCAGGAGCGGGAAATCCTGGAGGTGAAGGAACAgctgaagaaggagaaggaggaggagaggaaggCGCGGGAACACATCAAGCTGGAGATCGCCAGAGACAG AGCTGAGCGCAACGCCAAGTATCAGACGGAGAAATCACAGAAGACGGAACAGCAGGAGGCAGCAAGGAAGGCAAAGTTGGTGGAACAGCAGAGAGCGGCCGCAGAGGCTGGAGCCAGAAGGAG TGAAACAGCCAGAATCCAGTTCCGTTTGCCCGACGGCTCGTCAGTATCCAACCAGTTTCCATCATCAGAACGACTTCAGGCAGCCTATGAATTTGTTGTACAGAGAATGGACTGTGATGTCACACTTTCAACGGCATACCCACGACGAACTTTCACCCAGAGCGACATGGATGCGACCTTTGTTGACCTCCAGCTCGCTCCCACGGCTGTTCTCATTGTCGTTCCG GCGAGCGGTTCCCTCGGCAACAGTTcaggtggaggaggaggggggttgCTGTCGCTGCTTTTTGCTCCGTTCATGGTGATCTGGAACCTGATCATGTCGTTCTtcgccccctcccccgccctcaCTCAAAACTCAAACTCCAGTGCTGGCAGTTCCAGTAGTACGTCTGCTGCAggaggggacagagagagacaaag TGCCACAAAGAGATCGCGCCAAGAGGGCAACATAAGACGCATGAGAAATcctgacgatgatgacgacgaaaACGCAACTTGGAACGGCAACTCTACACAACAAATGTGA
- the LOC138946566 gene encoding uncharacterized protein codes for MEFNPSKCTVIRIAPNKKKPILPTSYSLHGQTLETTPSSKYLGVLISDDLSWSSHVQATVNKGNRTVGFLRRNFRECTTTVRAATYKAMVRPVLDYASPVWDPISQKDVTELEKVQRRAARYVHNNYSDRTPGCVTSMLKTLQWEPLADRRLANRLTMLYKINNGIVDINKTEFYTSGDSRTRGAQRLFQERASHPVLFNSFFPRTLRQWNKLDPKTTVAPSLESFQAWSGSYPRTCLADTVTLQLFV; via the coding sequence ATGGAGTTCAACCCCAGCAAGTGCACCGTCATCCGCATTGCCCCGAACAAGAAGAAGCCCATCCTGCCAACTTCCTACAGCCTCCATGGACAGACTCTGGAAACAACACCATCCAGCAAGTACCTAGGGGTCTTAATCTCCGATGACCTGTCCTGGAGCAGCCACGTGCAAGCGACTGTCAACAAGGGCAACAGAACTGTGGGCTTCTTGCGGCGGAACTTCCGGGAGTGCACCACCACCGTCAGAGCTGCTACGTACAAGGCCATGGTCAGACCGGTCCTTGACTACGCCTCGCCAGTCTGGGACCCGATCTCTCAGAAAGACGTCACGGAGCTTGAAAAAGTCCAACGCAGAGCAGCCCGTTACGTCCACAACAACTACAGCGATCGGACCCCAGGCTGTGTGACCAGCATGCTGAAGACCCTCCAATGGGAACCACTCGCCGACAGAAGACTCGCCAACCGCCTCACTATGCTCTACAAGATCAACAACGGCATAGTCGACATCAACAAGACCGAGTTCTACACCTCTGGCGACAGCCGCACCAGAGGAgcccagagactgttccaggagaGGGCATCCCATCCTGTTCTCTTCAACTCCTTTTTCCCCCGAACACTGCGTCAGTGGAACAAGCTCGACCCTAAGACCACAGTTGCTCCTTCACTGGAGTCCTTCCAAGCCTGGTCTGGGTCGTACCCACGGACTTGCCTCGCTGACACAGTAACCCTGCAGCTCTTCGTGTAA
- the LOC138947477 gene encoding P2X purinoceptor 7-like, producing MSTNWCQCANCACMGSIRECRCCQEIPEMESLTVSTGVGCITDHPDFRSVCLDHYVLETCYLWYNQQYGRAIQDANERYRYVAYRMLVRWVWKWLGRDIRVTLPACAAARIREQFPSADGQYLGYRDPE from the exons ATGTCCACCAACTG gtgtcagTGCGCAAACTGTGCGTGCATGGGCTCAATCCGAGAATGCCGCTGTTGTCAAGAAATTCCAGAAATGGAATCACTGACAGTAAGCACAGGGGTGGGCTGCATCACTGACCACCCTGACTTCAGATCAGTGTGCTTGGACCACTATGTCTTGGAGACATGCTATCTCTGGTACAACCAGCAGTATGGGAGGGCTATACAGGATGCTAATGA gCGGTATCGGTATGTAGCTTACCGCATGCTTGTGCGGTGGGTCTGGAAATGGCTGGGGAGAGACATCAGGGTCACCTTACCAGCTTGTGCGGCTGCAAGAATTAGAGAACAGTTTCCTAGTGCAGATGGGCAGTACCTGGGTTATAGGGACCCAGAGTAA